The following are from one region of the Rhodopirellula sp. P2 genome:
- a CDS encoding PSD1 and planctomycete cytochrome C domain-containing protein, which yields MGGSEMRKPMQSKRSPSPLSLLILAACMGNVGAAEKVDYENDIAPILEDRCVYCHGEDEQESGLRLDSRPHMLRGGDSGLPGLVPGHPEKSYVMDVIRHAEDATAMPPDDDQLADEEIELISRWISEGADWPGQMDAVLKFESDHWAFQPVVRPEIPVISETKDRANAQALQPVDAFLRSRLAEEGLDYSDPAEPRRLIRRLAIVLTGLPPTPEETETFVREFSAKGDLAYEQAVDRLLQSPHFGERWAQHWLDVIRWSETNGSEANLYRKNAWVYRDYVVRSFNEDKPYDQFVQEQIAGDSMGAGEATGYLVAGPHVPAATVGREPTAIRQARADRMDEIMQTVGASVMGVTVGCARCHNHKFDPVTIQDYYSMTAVFQDVEFGSRQPEFSEEHPLRKRGQELWQQIQTQREKLRDEGGWEEDWGAYRELHFPAATTTAVRIRFKTPNLGLDELEVLGPHGLNRNLADARAGTQVTGFPEEGTDGRNPIERINDGEFGTMAWRTKLDAKQAERPWVQFNFQGPQTINRLRLSNNREYFYDTDYLNKKPYLPKYQFDMDIMQEDGTWQPWTGTWAVGEKLLKKNPDRKQTIANIQGLIDQLSEEGPQPSFVGRFVEPVETRVLLRGSPESPHDEVMPAAPEIFDGDLGLDSTASGPERRRKFAKWLTSPDNPLTARVMVNRLWHHVFGSGIVPTTSDFGRAGAPPTHPELLDWLADEFVSPAEGDTPAWSVKSLLRMLVMSHAFRQSSLPNEQGLQQDAGSALLWRFPPRRMEAEVIRDSILLASGSIDLRIGGRSYRIHNEKATYAQWEVVNNHGAETWRRMLYQERMRRVDDQIFTAFDFPDCGQVRAKRPVSTTPLQALNLMNSDFVLEQSDRIAERALLESNDDLDLAIDRCFELLLGRSSTEFERTACRNMARDGELALVCRALINSNELAFLP from the coding sequence ATGGGAGGCAGCGAAATGAGAAAACCAATGCAATCGAAACGTTCCCCTTCTCCCTTGAGCCTGTTGATTCTGGCGGCCTGCATGGGCAATGTGGGTGCCGCCGAAAAGGTTGACTACGAAAATGACATCGCTCCGATCCTGGAGGACCGATGCGTCTACTGTCACGGCGAAGACGAACAGGAATCCGGCTTGCGCCTTGATTCACGACCTCACATGCTTCGTGGTGGCGACTCGGGTCTACCTGGTTTGGTGCCCGGACATCCAGAAAAGAGTTACGTGATGGATGTGATTCGGCACGCCGAGGATGCCACGGCGATGCCACCGGACGACGATCAGCTGGCCGACGAAGAGATCGAGTTGATCTCGCGTTGGATCTCGGAGGGTGCCGATTGGCCCGGCCAGATGGACGCGGTCCTCAAATTCGAATCCGATCACTGGGCCTTCCAACCCGTCGTGCGTCCAGAGATCCCCGTGATTTCGGAAACGAAAGACCGAGCCAATGCACAGGCACTGCAGCCAGTCGATGCTTTCTTGCGATCGCGGTTGGCTGAAGAGGGGCTCGACTATTCCGATCCAGCCGAGCCACGTCGGCTGATTCGGCGACTCGCGATCGTTTTGACAGGACTGCCACCCACGCCAGAAGAAACCGAAACCTTCGTTCGCGAATTTTCTGCGAAGGGAGACTTGGCCTACGAGCAAGCAGTCGATCGCTTGCTGCAATCGCCGCACTTCGGTGAACGCTGGGCTCAACACTGGCTCGATGTCATTCGCTGGTCCGAAACCAACGGTTCCGAAGCCAACCTGTATCGCAAGAACGCCTGGGTCTACCGCGACTATGTGGTCCGGTCGTTCAACGAAGATAAACCGTACGATCAATTTGTCCAGGAACAGATTGCGGGCGATTCCATGGGTGCGGGGGAAGCGACCGGGTACTTGGTCGCTGGACCACACGTTCCGGCGGCAACCGTCGGACGTGAACCCACTGCGATTCGCCAGGCTCGCGCTGACCGGATGGATGAGATCATGCAAACCGTGGGGGCGTCGGTCATGGGTGTCACCGTGGGCTGCGCTCGTTGCCACAACCACAAGTTCGATCCGGTGACCATCCAAGACTACTACTCGATGACAGCCGTCTTTCAAGACGTTGAGTTTGGAAGTCGTCAGCCGGAGTTCTCAGAAGAGCACCCGTTGCGAAAGCGCGGCCAAGAACTGTGGCAACAAATTCAAACGCAACGCGAAAAGCTTCGCGACGAAGGTGGCTGGGAAGAAGACTGGGGTGCCTACCGTGAACTTCACTTCCCCGCCGCGACCACCACGGCCGTTCGAATTCGATTCAAGACGCCCAACTTGGGACTGGATGAACTGGAGGTCCTCGGACCTCACGGGTTGAACCGCAACCTCGCTGATGCGAGGGCAGGAACCCAGGTCACGGGATTCCCCGAGGAGGGCACCGACGGCCGCAATCCAATTGAGCGAATCAACGATGGCGAATTTGGAACCATGGCGTGGCGAACCAAACTCGACGCCAAGCAAGCAGAACGTCCCTGGGTTCAATTCAACTTCCAAGGACCGCAAACGATCAACCGACTTCGTTTGAGCAACAACCGCGAATACTTCTACGACACGGACTACCTGAACAAAAAACCGTATCTCCCGAAGTATCAGTTCGACATGGACATCATGCAGGAGGACGGAACGTGGCAACCATGGACCGGCACCTGGGCGGTCGGTGAAAAACTGCTGAAGAAGAATCCGGATCGGAAGCAAACGATTGCCAACATCCAAGGCCTGATCGATCAATTGTCCGAAGAGGGCCCCCAACCGAGTTTCGTGGGCCGGTTCGTCGAACCGGTTGAGACCCGCGTGTTGTTGCGTGGCAGTCCAGAGAGCCCCCACGATGAAGTGATGCCTGCGGCACCGGAAATCTTCGACGGCGACTTGGGTCTCGACTCAACAGCGTCCGGTCCCGAACGACGCCGCAAATTCGCCAAGTGGCTGACCTCACCGGACAACCCGCTGACGGCCCGCGTGATGGTCAACCGACTTTGGCACCACGTCTTTGGCTCCGGAATCGTTCCGACGACCAGCGACTTTGGCCGAGCGGGTGCTCCTCCGACGCATCCCGAACTGCTGGACTGGCTGGCCGACGAATTCGTTTCGCCCGCCGAAGGGGACACGCCGGCGTGGTCAGTGAAATCGTTGCTGCGAATGCTGGTGATGTCCCATGCGTTCCGTCAATCGAGCCTTCCAAACGAACAGGGACTCCAACAGGACGCGGGCTCCGCTTTGCTTTGGAGATTCCCTCCTCGCCGAATGGAAGCCGAAGTCATTCGCGACTCCATCTTGCTGGCGTCCGGTTCGATTGATTTGCGAATTGGCGGCCGCAGCTATCGGATCCACAACGAAAAAGCGACTTACGCACAGTGGGAAGTCGTCAACAACCACGGCGCAGAGACTTGGCGGCGGATGCTGTATCAAGAACGAATGCGGCGGGTGGATGACCAGATCTTCACGGCCTTTGATTTTCCTGATTGCGGTCAAGTTCGCGCGAAACGACCGGTTTCGACCACGCCACTGCAGGCATTGAACTTGATGAACAGCGACTTCGTGCTCGAGCAATCGGACCGGATCGCGGAACGAGCCCTGCTCGAATCGAATGACGATCTCGACCTCGCCATTGACCGTTGCTTTGAACTGTTGCTCGGTCGTTCGTCCACCGAATTCGAGCGAACCGCTTGTCGGAACATGGCACGCGATGGCGAATTGGCATTGGTGTGCCGAGCGCTGATCAACTCCAACGAACTCGCCTTCCTCCCTTAG
- a CDS encoding sulfatase, producing MIRLLLTLSFGLILQSVGLAAEKPNVLFIAIDDLRPELGCYGSPIAKSPHLDQLASDGLLFNRAYCQQAICRPSRASLMTGARPDTTGLYHNYVSLRELQPNILTLPEHFIANGYEAAYCGKIFHQGDTDDGRSWNRESVKRVAGIQKPKGGYALPENLKTKSVNVKTMLAKYGEAARRGLAAGPAYEKADVADTDYVDGYNTQMAIATLKEMVQEDKKPFFLAMGYKLPHLNWCAPSKYWDLYDAKDIPMAEETNAPQNGAAMGLHASFELRTRAGIPKEGPLSPELSRTLKHAYLASVSYVDAQIGKLIAALEEAGVRDNTVIVVWGDHGWHLGDMGVWGKATNYEIATRVPLMIWAPDMQARGAQTDALVELVDIYPTLCDLAGIPVPAHTEGTSFQPLMNDPNQAWKQAAFSQYPNPALREWAANPLSQGMRETWFGPLIQQVENRIIEQQGSKWDRELFEQHLMGYTMRTDQYRLVVWQDHRAPEATPIAVELFDHSRDPHETINIADKEPELTQQLLAQWRAGWEAAK from the coding sequence ATGATCCGTTTGTTGCTCACTCTGTCTTTTGGCCTGATCTTGCAATCCGTTGGATTGGCAGCCGAGAAACCCAACGTGTTGTTCATTGCAATCGATGACTTGCGTCCCGAACTCGGGTGCTATGGATCGCCGATTGCAAAGTCGCCTCACTTGGATCAATTGGCCTCGGACGGATTGCTGTTCAACCGTGCCTACTGTCAACAAGCGATTTGCCGTCCGTCGCGAGCGAGCCTGATGACGGGAGCGCGTCCCGACACCACCGGGCTGTATCACAACTACGTCTCACTTCGCGAATTGCAACCCAACATCCTGACGTTGCCCGAGCACTTCATCGCGAACGGTTACGAAGCGGCTTACTGCGGAAAGATTTTCCACCAAGGCGACACGGATGACGGACGGTCATGGAACCGTGAATCGGTGAAGCGCGTCGCTGGTATCCAGAAGCCCAAGGGGGGATACGCTCTGCCAGAAAACCTGAAAACGAAGTCCGTTAACGTGAAAACCATGTTGGCAAAGTATGGCGAGGCTGCACGCCGCGGATTGGCTGCAGGACCCGCTTATGAAAAAGCCGATGTTGCCGACACAGACTACGTCGATGGCTACAACACCCAAATGGCCATCGCGACTTTGAAAGAGATGGTCCAAGAGGACAAAAAACCATTCTTCCTGGCGATGGGATACAAGCTGCCGCACCTGAACTGGTGTGCCCCCAGCAAATACTGGGACCTGTATGACGCCAAGGACATTCCCATGGCCGAAGAAACCAACGCCCCCCAGAACGGCGCCGCGATGGGGCTGCATGCCTCCTTCGAGCTTCGAACGCGAGCGGGCATTCCCAAGGAGGGCCCCTTGTCTCCTGAACTTTCGCGGACGCTCAAGCACGCCTACCTGGCTTCGGTGAGCTACGTCGATGCTCAAATCGGCAAACTGATTGCCGCCTTGGAAGAGGCCGGCGTGCGCGACAACACCGTGATTGTTGTCTGGGGCGACCACGGATGGCACTTGGGCGACATGGGGGTCTGGGGCAAAGCGACGAACTATGAAATTGCGACCCGCGTGCCACTGATGATCTGGGCTCCGGACATGCAAGCTCGCGGTGCCCAAACGGATGCCTTGGTGGAACTGGTCGACATCTACCCCACGCTTTGCGATCTGGCTGGCATCCCGGTGCCGGCTCACACGGAAGGCACCAGCTTTCAACCGCTGATGAACGATCCCAATCAAGCGTGGAAGCAGGCTGCATTCAGCCAGTATCCGAACCCAGCGCTTCGCGAATGGGCAGCCAACCCTCTCTCGCAAGGCATGCGAGAAACCTGGTTTGGCCCACTGATTCAACAAGTCGAAAACCGCATCATCGAGCAACAGGGATCAAAGTGGGACCGCGAACTCTTTGAACAGCATTTGATGGGCTACACGATGCGGACCGATCAATATCGTCTGGTCGTCTGGCAAGACCATCGTGCCCCCGAGGCAACCCCGATCGCAGTTGAACTCTTCGATCATTCACGCGATCCACATGAAACCATCAACATTGCTGACAAAGAACCTGAATTGACCCAACAACTCTTGGCCCAGTGGCGTGCCGGATGGGAGGCAGCGAAATGA
- a CDS encoding LamG-like jellyroll fold domain-containing protein: MDDAIQKLIYQAIDQTISPEDFDQLQNLLEGSEEVRQAYLKAVHLSESLHEIAASPTPNLGSPTQAADPPITLPLYRWPSVFAFRSLMIAATALIMVGGLAYWLGQQHLSSPVTTEVAAFESDGIESQIAGHATLRRAVDLQWPLNTLPAKVGDVLPNGQLRFESGIAEIDFFCGATLIVEGPANLDIESDWSVRVLEGRLRATVPPAARGFLVKAAESEVVDLGTEFTMDVTADTARVEVVDGEIMLRGGKLDGQHLHTGDKEILHGSPSSQNIDRMITATDLYQRDLSATQQRYEEWLESMRSLQADKRLVAHYATSELNQRTLRNGSSTDDTRDGLLVGPVDVVAGRFGPASRGLNFNRPGSRIRTRIDGDFQAFTFACWVKIDNLDQRYNALFMGDGYENGEPHWQIRDDGRLMFSVMVDDSQSVSFFNDRDQRVVKDAGLHHVYFTEPFWDISKSGQWFHLVAVYDPASKRVQQYVDGQRISDERIQPKFQMDSLRIGPAEIGNWGQPFRETPWFAVRNLDGTIDELTIYDAALEASEIQSLYESGKPLGY, translated from the coding sequence ATGGATGACGCGATTCAAAAACTGATCTACCAAGCGATCGACCAAACGATCTCGCCCGAGGACTTCGACCAACTGCAAAACCTGCTCGAGGGCAGTGAAGAAGTGCGGCAAGCGTATTTGAAGGCGGTCCACCTGAGCGAATCCCTTCATGAGATCGCTGCGTCCCCGACTCCGAATCTCGGCTCCCCAACTCAGGCAGCGGATCCGCCGATCACGCTGCCGCTGTACCGTTGGCCCAGCGTGTTCGCGTTTCGCTCTCTGATGATTGCCGCGACCGCTTTGATCATGGTCGGTGGACTGGCGTACTGGTTGGGCCAGCAACACCTGTCGTCTCCCGTCACCACTGAAGTCGCGGCGTTTGAATCGGATGGCATCGAATCACAGATCGCAGGGCACGCGACCCTTCGTCGCGCGGTCGATCTTCAATGGCCGTTGAACACTCTGCCGGCAAAAGTCGGTGATGTCTTGCCCAATGGTCAGCTTCGATTTGAGAGCGGAATTGCGGAGATCGATTTCTTCTGCGGCGCCACCTTGATCGTGGAAGGCCCCGCGAATTTGGACATCGAATCCGATTGGTCGGTCCGCGTGTTGGAAGGTCGCCTGCGAGCGACGGTCCCGCCGGCGGCGCGCGGATTCCTGGTGAAGGCAGCGGAGTCCGAAGTCGTTGACCTGGGCACGGAATTCACCATGGACGTCACCGCTGACACCGCTCGCGTCGAGGTGGTCGACGGGGAAATCATGTTGCGAGGCGGCAAACTGGACGGGCAGCATCTCCACACCGGCGACAAGGAAATCCTTCACGGCTCACCCTCCAGCCAAAACATCGACCGCATGATCACGGCGACCGATTTGTATCAACGAGATCTTTCGGCAACGCAGCAACGTTACGAAGAATGGCTGGAGTCGATGCGTTCGCTTCAAGCAGACAAACGACTGGTCGCACATTACGCCACCTCGGAACTCAATCAACGCACGCTTCGAAACGGTTCCAGCACCGACGATACCCGAGACGGATTGCTGGTCGGTCCCGTCGACGTGGTTGCCGGACGCTTTGGACCGGCATCACGCGGTCTGAATTTCAACCGACCTGGATCCCGCATTCGCACTCGGATTGACGGCGACTTCCAAGCGTTCACGTTCGCTTGCTGGGTCAAAATCGACAACCTCGACCAACGCTACAACGCGTTGTTCATGGGGGATGGCTACGAGAACGGTGAACCCCACTGGCAGATTCGCGATGACGGACGGCTGATGTTCTCTGTGATGGTTGATGATTCACAGAGCGTCAGTTTCTTCAACGATCGTGATCAACGCGTTGTCAAAGACGCTGGCCTGCACCATGTGTACTTCACCGAACCATTTTGGGACATCTCCAAGAGCGGTCAGTGGTTTCATTTGGTCGCTGTGTATGACCCAGCCTCCAAGCGAGTGCAGCAATACGTCGATGGTCAACGAATCAGCGACGAACGCATCCAACCCAAGTTCCAAATGGACTCACTGCGAATCGGTCCTGCCGAAATTGGAAACTGGGGCCAACCGTTTCGCGAAACGCCTTGGTTCGCAGTCCGCAACTTGGACGGAACAATCGATGAACTGACGATTTATGATGCCGCGTTGGAGGCATCCGAAATCCAGTCGTTGTACGAATCTGGCAAACCGCTTGGTTATTGA
- a CDS encoding sigma-70 family RNA polymerase sigma factor: MAASDRPSNIVDSNEREQRYNEFVALLTRHDLSIRRFVRSLLPSRDGVEDVVQETALECWRKFDDFATQNSGQADEFARWACVIARYKTLSWQRDQGRDRLVFRDSVMEVLAASALPQLDRLEEERRAMEGCLAKLGESQRQLVLSVHSPGQSVSSIAKQTGQKARRLYYQLNVLRASLQQCVEKQLQQGLRHG; encoded by the coding sequence ATGGCGGCGAGCGACCGGCCTAGCAACATCGTCGATTCGAACGAACGAGAGCAACGATACAACGAGTTTGTTGCTTTGCTGACTCGGCATGATTTGTCGATTCGTCGGTTCGTACGCTCACTGCTGCCAAGCCGTGACGGGGTGGAAGACGTCGTGCAAGAAACGGCGCTCGAATGCTGGCGAAAGTTTGACGACTTTGCAACGCAGAACTCAGGGCAAGCAGACGAGTTCGCTCGCTGGGCATGCGTGATCGCCCGCTACAAAACTCTCAGTTGGCAACGGGATCAGGGCCGCGACCGATTGGTGTTTCGCGACTCGGTGATGGAAGTCCTGGCAGCATCCGCCCTTCCACAATTGGATCGACTCGAAGAGGAACGACGTGCGATGGAAGGCTGCTTGGCAAAGCTGGGTGAATCCCAGCGGCAATTGGTCTTGAGCGTTCACTCACCCGGCCAATCGGTCTCATCCATTGCAAAGCAAACCGGCCAGAAAGCTCGACGCCTCTATTACCAACTCAATGTCTTGCGTGCGTCGCTCCAGCAATGCGTCGAAAAACAACTGCAACAGGGACTTCGCCATGGATGA
- a CDS encoding sulfatase-like hydrolase/transferase yields MLPLPPNSIVGRVAAGVILASFLSWMQNPAKASPPNLVVIIADDLGYGETGMMGNAEIPTPAIDALARSGVRCTSGYVTSSYCSPSRAGFLSGRYQSRFGYDLNPTGERNHHPNAGLPPEQSTFVQHLQAAGYQTSLIGKWHLGTRPPQLPTAKGFDRFFGFLHEGHFYVPGPPFENVWTMLRDRSLAAGQFQTNGNTIRGNYARINEPAYDANNPVLQDSQPLDEWKYLTDTITEQAVETISQSASSPFATVVSYNAVHSPMQATLEDHESARHIQDPQRRIFAGMLIALDRGVGRILETLDHHHLRQDTLVIFFSDNGGPTAELTSSNAPLRGGKGSLYEGGVRIPMVWSMPGVIPADAEEQTPVLSLDIAATFLPMALNDSPPNNLDGINVLPWIGRDTPPSARPLWWRMPRGARALRQGKWKFVQARKDQPIELFDLESDLSESEDLSASHPDRLQELLAVWESMQTDMPPAKTLQ; encoded by the coding sequence ATGCTACCGTTGCCCCCAAACTCCATTGTCGGTCGAGTTGCAGCCGGTGTGATTCTGGCAAGCTTCTTGTCGTGGATGCAAAACCCTGCGAAGGCCTCTCCACCCAACCTGGTCGTGATCATCGCTGACGATCTGGGCTATGGCGAAACCGGAATGATGGGCAATGCAGAAATCCCCACGCCTGCGATCGACGCATTGGCGCGATCCGGAGTGCGTTGCACCAGCGGCTACGTGACGTCGTCGTACTGCAGTCCGTCGCGTGCCGGGTTCCTCTCAGGACGCTATCAATCGCGTTTTGGCTACGACCTCAATCCGACCGGTGAACGCAATCATCATCCCAACGCGGGTTTGCCTCCTGAACAATCCACCTTTGTCCAGCACCTCCAGGCAGCGGGCTATCAAACCTCGCTGATCGGCAAGTGGCACCTTGGCACTCGTCCCCCACAACTCCCAACGGCCAAAGGTTTTGATCGCTTCTTCGGCTTCCTGCACGAAGGTCATTTCTACGTGCCTGGGCCTCCCTTTGAAAATGTCTGGACCATGCTTCGCGACAGGTCGCTTGCCGCAGGACAGTTTCAAACCAACGGCAACACCATCCGGGGCAACTACGCGCGAATCAATGAACCCGCCTACGATGCCAACAACCCAGTCCTCCAAGACTCCCAACCGCTCGACGAGTGGAAGTACCTGACCGACACGATCACCGAACAAGCGGTCGAAACCATCTCTCAATCCGCCTCGTCCCCTTTTGCAACCGTGGTCTCTTACAACGCCGTGCACTCTCCGATGCAGGCCACACTCGAAGACCATGAGTCAGCGCGACACATCCAAGATCCCCAGCGACGTATTTTCGCAGGCATGTTGATTGCCTTGGATCGCGGTGTTGGGCGAATCCTGGAGACACTCGATCACCACCACCTTCGCCAGGATACCCTGGTGATTTTCTTCAGCGACAACGGTGGGCCGACCGCGGAATTGACCAGCAGCAACGCCCCTCTTCGAGGCGGCAAAGGCAGCCTGTACGAAGGCGGTGTGCGGATCCCAATGGTGTGGAGCATGCCGGGTGTGATCCCGGCCGACGCGGAAGAACAGACGCCGGTGCTGAGTCTCGACATCGCTGCCACGTTCCTGCCGATGGCCTTGAATGATTCCCCCCCAAACAACCTGGACGGCATCAATGTCTTGCCATGGATCGGGCGCGACACACCCCCCTCCGCCCGGCCCCTGTGGTGGCGGATGCCACGAGGTGCTCGGGCGCTTCGCCAAGGCAAATGGAAATTCGTGCAGGCCCGGAAAGACCAACCCATCGAATTGTTTGACCTGGAATCCGATCTCAGCGAATCCGAGGATTTGTCCGCCTCCCATCCTGATCGGCTGCAGGAATTGCTGGCCGTTTGGGAATCGATGCAAACCGACATGCCACCTGCGAAAACCCTGCAATAG